A stretch of the Solanum dulcamara chromosome 6, daSolDulc1.2, whole genome shotgun sequence genome encodes the following:
- the LOC129893284 gene encoding stress-response A/B barrel domain-containing protein UP3-like, whose protein sequence is MMLAVKTSGTAAARSHFLSPRSFPPTAVAVTLRHLKPYSSHRSIKMSAEQIVEHVVLFKAKPDADPSKLNAMVNNLNSLTSLNQVIHLTSGPLIRDRSSSFSFTHILHSRYKSKSDLADYSAHPDHVSVVKQYVLPMVDDIMAVDWVPIEFSGPTGVSPGSAMRLTFLKLKENLGGNEKSQVLNAVGGIKEKFPGIEQLTVGENFSPARAKGFSIASIAVFKGVDELEALESQTELANEQKEKVKDFLDGVVVVDYAVLPTQSASL, encoded by the coding sequence atgatgctGGCCGTTAAAACGTCAGGAACAGCAGCAGCTCGCTCTCACTTCTTATCCCCTCGCTCATTCCCTCCCACCGCCGTCGCCGTCACTCTTCGCCATCTCAAGCCTTACTCTTCACATCGTTCTATCAAAATGTCTGCTGAGCAAATCGTCGAACATGTGGTGCTCTTCAAAGCCAAGCCTGATGCTGACCCTTCAAAGCTTAACGCCATGGTCAACAACCTCAACAGCTTGACTTCTCTCAACCAAGTCATTCATCTCACTTCTGGTCCCCTTATACGCGATAGATCTTCCTCTTTTTCGTTCACTCACATACTTCATTCTCGGTACAAGTCTAAGTCGGACTTGGCTGATTACTCTGCACACCCCGACCACGTCAGCGTTGTTAAGCAATACGTCTTGCCGATGGTTGATGACATCATGGCCGTCGATTGGGTTCCGATTGAATTCTCCGGTCCGACTGGTGTGTCGCCAGGTTCGGCTATGAGGCTGACGTTTCTTAAATTGAAGGAGAATTTGGGGGGTAATGAAAAATCCCAAGTTTTGAATGCGGTTGGGGGAATCAAAGAGAAATTCCCTGGGATTGAACAGTTGACTGTTGGGGAGAATTTTTCTCCGGCTAGGGCGAAAGGTTTTTCGATTGCTTCAATTGCGGTTTTCAAGGGAGTGGACGAATTGGAAGCTTTGGAGTCGCAAACGGAGCTGGCGAATGAGCAGAAAGAGAAGGTTAAGGATTTTTTGGATGGTGTTGTTGTGGTGGATTATGCTGTTCTTCCTACTCAATCAGCTAGCCTTTGA